In Balneolales bacterium ANBcel1, one genomic interval encodes:
- a CDS encoding efflux RND transporter periplasmic adaptor subunit produces the protein MDPLSIPTSSDNSRDNGGITPLSTKKTSRRIAFLAVFLMVTVWMAACSGENDENNAESRGDERREVLPTVIFDLADDKPLYHYVETQGTVEPLNAVTLYNRLGGFVDRHLIREGRHVTAGDTILALQDDEWQLAVKQARFALDKAASDYDIEREQRLRNSGTEQLPDEMIRFLQNVHGLSEARVRLQRAELDLSYTSLIAPFDGQIHTRRNDSRGQYLAAGTELGQLVDDSQVRVRFDLLESELATVEEGMRVELETGFGYRTEGVVEAVSPVVSPESKTGQIVALFDNTDRQLRSGMTVDGRILTRSVQGRARIPRSAMLERDGRPLLFRLNNHTVEWIYIEPVAGTSEWVVIDHPDIHPGDTVAVDRHFAISHLQRITPRFRF, from the coding sequence ATGGATCCACTTAGCATACCTACCAGCAGTGACAATTCCCGAGACAACGGCGGTATCACCCCCTTATCCACAAAAAAAACATCCCGGCGTATCGCCTTTTTAGCGGTATTTCTGATGGTTACTGTATGGATGGCGGCCTGCTCCGGAGAGAATGACGAGAACAACGCCGAGAGCAGGGGAGACGAGCGCAGGGAAGTTTTGCCGACGGTGATTTTTGACCTTGCCGATGACAAGCCGCTTTATCACTATGTCGAAACCCAGGGAACGGTGGAGCCGCTGAACGCCGTCACGCTCTATAATCGCCTGGGCGGGTTTGTGGACCGGCACCTGATCCGGGAGGGGCGGCATGTGACAGCAGGGGATACCATACTGGCCCTGCAGGACGATGAGTGGCAGCTTGCGGTAAAACAGGCCCGGTTCGCGCTCGATAAAGCCGCCTCCGATTATGACATTGAACGGGAACAGCGGCTGAGGAACTCCGGGACGGAGCAGCTCCCCGACGAAATGATCCGCTTCCTGCAGAATGTGCACGGCCTTTCCGAGGCCAGGGTGCGGCTGCAACGTGCGGAACTGGATCTGAGTTATACGAGTCTCATTGCTCCGTTCGACGGCCAGATTCACACCCGGCGCAATGATTCCAGGGGCCAGTACCTCGCTGCCGGAACCGAGCTGGGGCAGTTGGTGGATGATTCGCAGGTACGGGTGCGCTTCGACCTTCTGGAGAGCGAACTTGCAACGGTGGAAGAAGGCATGCGGGTGGAACTGGAAACCGGATTCGGATATCGCACGGAAGGGGTGGTTGAGGCGGTTTCTCCGGTGGTGAGCCCGGAGAGCAAGACCGGACAGATTGTAGCCCTGTTCGACAACACCGACCGGCAACTGCGATCCGGCATGACGGTCGACGGACGGATTCTGACCAGGTCGGTACAGGGTCGGGCTCGCATCCCCCGTTCGGCAATGCTGGAGCGCGACGGCCGGCCGCTGCTTTTCCGCCTTAATAACCATACCGTCGAGTGGATCTACATCGAACCGGTAGCCGGTACATCGGAATGGGTGGTGATCGATCACCCGGATATCCATCCCGGTGATACGGTCGCCGTCGACCGGCATTTCGCAATAAGCCACCTGCAGCGGATAACCCCCCGTTTCCGGTTCTGA
- a CDS encoding efflux RND transporter permease subunit, whose product MLLKRPITALMLVLATFIFGYIALQELSVDLLPDVDVPSLMVRAEWPGASASEVETRINEELEAALGTLPGLKGTRSFARQGIGFVSLEFEWGHNMDLAFLNARETLDRVRVRLPQQAERPQLVYSDPGDEPVAVLGVRLQDNPDPGYHERLQLKQWADRVLSRRLELEDGIAQAVVVGAVTPEVHIRYHPHLADRYGLSVAEIRARITEANMFSQTGELRDGWYRYSLKVESRIASIEQLRRLPLKRIGGERILRLEDVADVQMDERDPVSFSMIDGRPILSVLVKKDFDSNLVQVYHQMVPVLEELRQQFPGISLEVLTENATFIEKSIDNLLQTLLIGGVLAFFVLFFFLNDPRSPLTIGVAIPVSIMLTFFVMYLFGIQLNIISLSGLTLGIGLLVDNAIVVLENINRHRKAGLPLFEAAGKGTREIALAITASTLTTISVFLPLVFLGGFEGAFFRDQALTLSIALLSSLLVALLIIPVLVLQFRKRRTKREGSTESDPAAAKSDPDAPESGTMFTRGMEHALKRYEQLLAFSLRRPLLVISLFMTALLLAVLSFLFIPKELIPQGEEQRLRYRVVLPGNTALRTTQEAARAITTSLYHNQNSAGIGVREEAGPTGASGRGGAAQNGGFEGIGPMLTIGGYTDDTNITRLAEEGMNRFILDIPLQSPEQAGQIRDHIRLLQQQHPQWRFEPLDALPLFENFLGRQAAPVIVHITGVDRNDGAEGMELLRARMSERNPDWQFDLQHAEEVETWQMHFRPEQLLRYSMTEIEVISFLESAARGTMITEWLHEDENIDVRLYQQGVGHFDPTDIRIPSRGRSIRLAELARIERVTEPEQIERINQTPVLSYLGNIGLAEWWWVQNDFRQIVEAFRLETGLDVSLSGTAIQIESLLRDMARLLLISVILIYMILTIQYENLKYPLIIMLGVPFAWIGSLLLLWATGLSLNILSFMGILVLTGIAVNDAILKVDFMRRYLEETGRLDEAVTMAGRHRFRPVIMTTMTTLLGLLPMIIPVGDGYEFRQSLALALMGGMVTSTLLTLFLVPMVFRWMESGKEREATE is encoded by the coding sequence ATGCTTCTTAAGCGCCCAATAACCGCTCTGATGCTTGTTCTTGCGACGTTTATCTTCGGATATATCGCGCTTCAGGAGCTGTCGGTGGACCTGCTTCCGGATGTGGATGTGCCGTCGCTGATGGTGCGTGCCGAATGGCCCGGAGCTTCAGCAAGCGAAGTGGAAACCCGGATCAATGAGGAGCTTGAAGCTGCCCTTGGAACACTTCCCGGCTTAAAAGGAACGCGCAGCTTCGCCAGACAGGGCATCGGCTTTGTCTCGTTGGAGTTTGAATGGGGACACAATATGGATCTGGCATTTCTGAATGCCAGGGAAACACTCGATCGGGTTCGGGTTCGCCTGCCACAGCAAGCCGAACGCCCCCAGCTGGTTTACTCGGATCCGGGAGATGAACCGGTTGCTGTACTCGGGGTTCGCTTGCAAGATAATCCCGACCCCGGTTATCACGAACGGCTCCAGCTTAAGCAGTGGGCCGACCGGGTACTTTCCCGAAGGCTCGAACTGGAAGACGGTATTGCGCAGGCTGTTGTGGTAGGCGCCGTCACCCCCGAAGTGCATATTCGATATCATCCCCACCTGGCCGACCGGTACGGTCTGTCTGTTGCCGAAATCCGGGCACGTATCACCGAAGCAAATATGTTTTCTCAAACCGGTGAACTGCGCGACGGCTGGTACCGCTATTCACTAAAAGTGGAAAGTCGTATCGCTTCGATTGAACAGCTCCGGCGCCTGCCGCTTAAAAGAATCGGCGGAGAACGCATACTACGTCTTGAGGATGTTGCCGATGTGCAAATGGATGAGCGCGACCCGGTCTCCTTTTCCATGATCGACGGACGCCCCATTCTCTCTGTACTGGTAAAAAAAGATTTCGACAGCAACCTGGTGCAGGTCTATCATCAAATGGTGCCGGTACTGGAAGAACTGCGGCAGCAATTCCCCGGAATTTCCCTGGAAGTACTCACCGAAAACGCCACCTTTATCGAGAAGTCCATCGACAACCTGCTTCAAACCTTGTTAATTGGTGGTGTGCTCGCCTTTTTTGTACTTTTTTTCTTTTTGAACGACCCGCGAAGCCCCCTCACAATTGGTGTCGCGATCCCGGTCAGTATTATGCTGACTTTCTTCGTGATGTATCTTTTTGGCATTCAGCTGAATATTATCTCCCTGAGCGGACTCACTCTCGGTATTGGTTTGCTGGTTGACAATGCCATAGTGGTGCTTGAAAACATCAACCGCCACCGAAAAGCCGGCCTGCCCCTGTTCGAAGCGGCCGGAAAGGGTACCAGAGAGATTGCTCTCGCTATCACGGCATCCACCCTGACCACCATATCGGTTTTTCTGCCCCTGGTTTTTCTTGGCGGTTTTGAGGGCGCCTTCTTCCGGGATCAGGCACTTACGCTCTCCATCGCATTGCTCTCGTCTCTGCTTGTGGCATTGCTCATTATTCCGGTACTGGTTCTCCAGTTTCGCAAACGCCGAACGAAAAGGGAGGGCTCCACCGAATCCGATCCCGCCGCAGCGAAATCCGACCCCGACGCACCGGAAAGCGGCACCATGTTTACCCGGGGTATGGAGCATGCATTGAAACGGTACGAGCAGTTATTGGCTTTCAGCCTGCGCCGGCCGCTCCTGGTCATCTCTCTATTCATGACGGCCTTGCTGCTTGCCGTGCTCTCGTTTCTTTTCATCCCGAAAGAACTCATTCCCCAAGGGGAAGAGCAGCGGCTTCGCTACCGTGTCGTCCTTCCCGGAAATACCGCGCTTCGAACGACACAGGAAGCTGCAAGAGCCATCACCACATCCCTGTACCATAACCAGAACTCCGCAGGGATCGGTGTGAGGGAGGAAGCCGGCCCAACCGGCGCTTCCGGTCGGGGTGGAGCCGCACAGAACGGAGGTTTTGAGGGCATCGGGCCGATGCTCACCATCGGGGGCTATACCGACGACACCAACATCACCCGGCTGGCCGAAGAAGGCATGAATCGCTTTATTCTGGATATCCCGTTACAGTCACCGGAACAGGCCGGCCAAATCCGTGATCACATCCGTTTACTGCAACAACAGCATCCTCAATGGCGCTTCGAACCGCTGGATGCCCTGCCGCTTTTTGAAAACTTTCTGGGGCGTCAGGCGGCGCCGGTCATCGTCCATATTACCGGTGTGGATCGCAATGATGGCGCCGAAGGTATGGAACTGTTACGAGCCAGGATGTCGGAACGCAACCCCGACTGGCAATTCGATCTTCAACACGCGGAAGAGGTGGAAACCTGGCAAATGCATTTTCGTCCGGAGCAGCTTCTTCGTTACAGTATGACCGAAATAGAGGTCATCTCTTTTCTGGAGTCGGCTGCGCGAGGTACTATGATCACCGAGTGGCTGCACGAAGATGAAAATATCGATGTCCGGCTCTATCAGCAGGGCGTCGGCCATTTTGACCCGACCGATATCCGGATACCCAGCCGGGGCCGATCCATCCGGCTTGCCGAGCTGGCACGTATCGAACGTGTGACCGAGCCCGAACAGATTGAACGTATCAACCAGACTCCGGTGCTCAGTTATCTGGGTAATATCGGCCTGGCCGAGTGGTGGTGGGTGCAAAACGACTTCCGGCAAATCGTCGAAGCGTTCCGGCTGGAGACCGGCCTGGATGTAAGTCTCTCCGGCACCGCGATCCAGATAGAGTCGTTGCTGCGCGATATGGCCCGATTGCTGCTAATCAGCGTGATCCTCATCTACATGATTCTCACTATCCAGTACGAAAACCTGAAATACCCGCTTATTATCATGCTTGGTGTTCCTTTCGCATGGATCGGCTCACTGCTGCTGCTATGGGCAACCGGCCTCAGCCTCAATATCCTTTCGTTTATGGGGATTCTGGTGCTCACGGGAATCGCCGTCAACGACGCCATCCTCAAAGTCGATTTCATGCGGCGATACCTCGAAGAGACCGGCCGACTGGATGAGGCGGTTACCATGGCCGGCAGACACCGGTTTCGTCCTGTTATTATGACCACCATGACCACACTGCTCGGATTGCTGCCGATGATCATACCTGTCGGTGACGGTTATGAATTCCGGCAGTCGCTGGCCCTGGCATTAATGGGCGGAATGGTGACCAGCACGCTGCTAACCCTCTTCCTGGTGCCAATGGTGTTTCGGTGGATGGAGTCGGGAAAAGAAAGGGAGGCTACAGAGTAG
- a CDS encoding efflux RND transporter permease subunit: protein MNELFRRKYLISMFYLMVILVGVVAWHRIPVEMSPGINLPSITVTYYWSRTSPEVMEQEISRRVEQQVRRLRDVERVTSVSREGVSHVTIYFQKQAPVEYRMVELQEYLRVLESNLPPAVRPARISRRVPQELRELQTFLVYSISGEREPHELLELAERTIKLPLSGISGIAGIELSGVRDPTLLIELDIAAVERLGISVPMVMRQINDRLNHRSAGFHDASGIRYSMLVPPGLHSLDDIRSMPIPLSGIERRVRVGDIANVTISDYPERSSMRINGNPALTIRFERETGTDAMQLAETVIDRMDEIQSALPAGIHIQIERDATRELRKELALLERQAMISLICVFLVLLVFIRKVRAPLVILGSILFSLLFAVIMLQFLGYTINVITLAGLTIALGMIIDNAVVVFEHLNPGLPLSRRARIDHVRRRLPHVLVPVIGSTLTTVGIFVPLIFALDEIRMFLMPLGMALTLTLVSSVVISLSWIPYALIWLVRIPAPAAGSKPFKNTSDRFDQAAHDIPSNSISGKLHPNAGDALSGSISDGPGYDAGLTYRRNKPRRRTGRILLGMFLWRHRVRWLLYPALLLLIGVPLHLVSEPEPDEDGSTGPWQTISKPYFENRESIDPYIGGLSYRFSQQGRFGEGWAGLQEYDHISIWMRAPVGSPFEELDKIMRQFESLVEPFEHVVDYYESHVSELGSSARLQIYFPDGYQRQPEPYILFGRAAFLAARTGNVGISVSGYGESFWTGFGGGQQMSNAINLRGYSYEQLDETAREIRRRLQRHSRVTDVNINASPHSNIMGDQYHFVLTPDDDRLIQHGLTRRSVLEMLQIDINPEFSTFGRVTFDNRQMYLIASNRHDRAYKEQFRNVPRRLDGRMFTVDEIAALQRERALPEIRREDQMYTRVVSFDYLGTARLANAVRNDVIEGLPVPPGMTIERDTRNWFAAEDSDRQLIFVFLMAILSVWMIISALLERWRDPAVILLAIPLGGIGIMAGTLFLDLQFDRSAVAGALLVMGVVVNNAILLMHGRHRYRQLGIHGLRSWIYVYREKMRPVCITSFTTLAGLLPLVLMGDNMFWQNLATVVIWGLASSTLFLILMMGIWERPGLFRPFIPAGNSAR from the coding sequence ATGAACGAATTGTTCCGGCGCAAATATCTGATTTCGATGTTTTACCTGATGGTAATTCTGGTCGGGGTTGTGGCATGGCATCGGATACCTGTGGAGATGTCGCCGGGAATCAATCTGCCAAGTATTACCGTAACCTATTACTGGAGCCGTACCTCACCGGAGGTAATGGAGCAGGAGATTTCCAGACGGGTGGAACAGCAGGTACGGCGCCTGCGGGATGTCGAGCGCGTGACATCCGTCTCACGCGAAGGGGTCTCCCATGTAACCATTTACTTCCAGAAACAGGCACCGGTCGAATACCGAATGGTAGAATTGCAAGAATACCTGCGTGTGCTGGAAAGCAATTTGCCGCCTGCCGTTCGGCCTGCCCGGATCAGCCGCCGGGTGCCGCAGGAGCTTAGAGAATTGCAGACGTTCCTGGTCTATTCCATCAGCGGCGAACGTGAGCCCCATGAACTGCTGGAGCTGGCGGAACGCACCATCAAACTGCCGCTGTCAGGGATTTCGGGTATCGCCGGTATCGAGCTGAGCGGTGTTCGCGATCCCACCTTGTTGATTGAACTTGATATCGCAGCCGTGGAACGGCTCGGAATTTCGGTTCCCATGGTGATGCGCCAGATTAACGACCGGCTGAATCATCGCTCTGCCGGTTTCCACGATGCCTCCGGTATCCGATACAGTATGCTGGTGCCGCCCGGGCTGCACAGTCTCGATGATATCCGCTCCATGCCGATTCCGTTGTCCGGGATCGAGCGAAGGGTGAGGGTGGGGGATATCGCAAATGTGACGATCAGCGATTATCCCGAACGGTCCAGTATGCGCATCAACGGGAACCCCGCGCTTACCATCCGGTTTGAGCGCGAAACCGGCACCGATGCAATGCAGCTTGCCGAAACAGTCATTGACCGGATGGATGAAATCCAGTCCGCCCTGCCGGCAGGGATCCACATTCAAATCGAGCGGGACGCCACCAGGGAGCTGCGCAAGGAGCTTGCTTTGCTCGAACGGCAGGCGATGATCAGCCTGATATGTGTTTTTCTGGTTCTGCTGGTTTTTATCCGGAAAGTCCGGGCACCGTTGGTCATTCTGGGAAGTATCCTGTTTTCCCTGCTTTTCGCAGTGATTATGCTGCAATTCCTCGGCTACACCATCAATGTGATTACCCTGGCCGGACTCACCATCGCCCTCGGGATGATCATCGACAACGCGGTAGTGGTGTTCGAACATCTGAATCCGGGCTTGCCGCTGTCACGCCGGGCACGGATCGACCATGTCCGCCGCAGACTGCCGCATGTGCTGGTCCCGGTGATCGGAAGCACGCTGACCACCGTCGGTATTTTTGTCCCACTCATTTTTGCCCTCGATGAGATCCGTATGTTTCTGATGCCGCTCGGCATGGCCCTTACGCTCACCCTGGTCTCTTCGGTGGTGATATCGTTGAGCTGGATTCCTTACGCGCTGATCTGGCTGGTCAGGATCCCGGCACCCGCCGCCGGCAGCAAGCCTTTCAAAAACACATCAGACAGGTTCGATCAGGCTGCCCATGATATCCCTTCCAATAGCATTTCCGGCAAACTGCACCCCAATGCAGGCGATGCGCTTTCCGGGAGCATTTCAGACGGACCCGGATACGATGCCGGCCTTACATACCGGAGAAATAAACCGCGTAGACGTACCGGCCGGATACTTCTCGGAATGTTCCTGTGGCGCCATCGCGTGCGGTGGCTGCTCTATCCCGCGCTACTGCTATTGATCGGTGTTCCGCTGCATCTGGTTTCGGAGCCGGAACCCGATGAAGACGGCAGTACCGGCCCCTGGCAAACCATATCGAAACCCTATTTCGAAAACCGGGAAAGTATCGATCCATATATCGGCGGACTCTCTTATCGCTTCAGTCAGCAGGGCCGTTTTGGGGAGGGATGGGCCGGTCTTCAGGAATATGACCACATCTCGATATGGATGCGTGCGCCGGTCGGTTCGCCTTTCGAAGAGCTGGACAAAATCATGCGCCAGTTTGAGTCGCTGGTTGAGCCGTTTGAGCATGTGGTGGACTACTATGAGTCGCATGTGTCGGAACTCGGGTCCAGTGCCCGGCTGCAGATCTATTTCCCGGACGGCTATCAAAGGCAGCCGGAGCCGTATATTTTGTTCGGGCGCGCAGCGTTTCTGGCAGCACGAACCGGTAATGTCGGCATCTCGGTCAGCGGATACGGAGAGTCTTTCTGGACGGGGTTTGGAGGGGGACAGCAAATGAGCAACGCCATCAACTTGAGAGGATACTCCTACGAACAGCTGGATGAAACGGCCAGGGAGATCCGCCGCCGGCTGCAACGTCATTCAAGGGTCACGGATGTCAATATAAACGCCTCCCCTCATTCAAACATCATGGGTGACCAGTATCATTTTGTTCTGACACCCGACGACGATCGCCTGATTCAACACGGACTGACCCGGCGATCTGTTCTTGAAATGCTGCAAATCGATATCAATCCGGAGTTCTCAACGTTTGGAAGAGTCACATTCGACAACCGCCAGATGTATCTGATTGCAAGCAACCGGCATGACCGCGCCTACAAGGAGCAGTTCCGGAACGTCCCGCGCCGGTTGGATGGGCGCATGTTTACGGTGGATGAAATCGCCGCTCTCCAAAGAGAGAGAGCCCTGCCCGAAATCCGGCGAGAGGACCAGATGTACACCCGTGTGGTTTCTTTTGATTATTTGGGGACGGCACGCCTCGCAAATGCAGTGAGAAACGATGTGATCGAGGGCCTACCCGTTCCTCCGGGAATGACCATCGAACGGGACACCCGCAACTGGTTTGCCGCAGAGGACTCCGATCGGCAACTGATTTTTGTGTTTCTGATGGCCATATTAAGTGTTTGGATGATTATATCCGCACTGCTGGAAAGGTGGCGCGATCCCGCCGTTATACTGCTTGCCATCCCCCTGGGAGGCATCGGAATTATGGCCGGGACACTGTTTCTCGACCTGCAGTTCGACCGCAGTGCCGTGGCGGGAGCCCTGCTGGTGATGGGTGTGGTGGTGAATAACGCCATTCTGTTGATGCACGGCCGGCACAGATATCGACAGCTCGGAATCCATGGACTGCGAAGCTGGATCTATGTCTACCGGGAAAAAATGCGGCCGGTATGCATCACCAGTTTTACAACACTGGCGGGTTTGTTGCCGCTTGTGCTGATGGGTGACAACATGTTCTGGCAAAACCTGGCAACGGTTGTCATCTGGGGCCTGGCTTCCAGTACCCTGTTTCTGATTCTGATGATGGGGATCTGGGAGCGGCCCGGGTTATTCCGGCCGTTCATACCCGCCGGGAATTCCGCTCGGTGA
- a CDS encoding AraC family transcriptional regulator has translation MVHYSNSEVERIKRYVIKKYGEKNRKYRYDVVEWIDLIHTHLNSEELTIAWLTKKAGFGKKTSERFHADVGVTAKFYITKLRMEMAKKLIDKGVVNTMILAVYVGYSNRSTFSKAFFRYYGIYPSIYHNKNGGDNSRIYSHMFVVYDTIL, from the coding sequence ATGGTACATTATAGCAATTCAGAAGTGGAGAGGATAAAACGTTATGTCATCAAGAAGTATGGAGAAAAGAACAGAAAATACCGGTATGATGTGGTGGAGTGGATCGACCTTATCCACACTCATTTAAATTCAGAAGAGTTGACAATAGCCTGGTTGACGAAAAAAGCTGGATTTGGAAAAAAAACGAGTGAAAGATTTCATGCAGACGTTGGCGTAACAGCAAAGTTTTATATTACCAAACTACGCATGGAGATGGCAAAAAAATTAATAGACAAAGGGGTGGTAAATACAATGATTCTGGCTGTATATGTTGGTTACAGTAACAGGAGTACCTTTTCAAAGGCTTTTTTCAGATATTATGGGATATATCCATCCATTTATCATAATAAAAATGGGGGGGATAATTCACGTATTTATTCACACATGTTTGTAGTTTATGATACTATACTCTAA
- a CDS encoding asparagine--tRNA ligase has product MVYITNISEYDGRQATLKGWVYNIRTSKKLVFIIVRDGTGLCQTIVAQEDVSDEVWQEAQNLQQESAIEITGMVQADERSIGGYELHVTGLKTVSRGEEYPITPKEHGIEFLMEHRHLWLRSRKQWAAMRVRNTIIYAIHRFFQERGFIQMDAPIFTGNAAEGTTNLFETDYFDRKAYLTQSGQLYGEAMAMAHGKIYTFGPTFRAEKSKTRRHLTEFWMIEPEMAFYDLPMNMDLAEEMISFIVAEVLAKNRAELEVLERDITRLERIQKPFPRISYSEAVERLKSPAMQEKLDTMASERHAEAEALKQERTDLDAEFGQAKKGRKFQIDRRRGEINARLEQVEEDLRNIPVWKKSALEKKWGEDFGGSDETLLTMDEQTPVMVYGYPAEVKAFYMKRDPEDDNIALGVDMLAPEGYGEIIGGGQREEDLETLKQRIREHNLPEEQFRWYLDLRKYGSVPHSGFGLGLERTVAWLCGLKHVRETIPFPRMMGRLYP; this is encoded by the coding sequence ATGGTATATATTACTAATATTTCCGAATATGACGGCCGCCAGGCCACACTCAAAGGGTGGGTGTACAACATTCGAACCAGCAAGAAGCTGGTGTTCATCATTGTCCGGGACGGAACGGGACTTTGCCAGACCATTGTGGCCCAGGAGGACGTTTCCGATGAGGTATGGCAGGAAGCCCAAAATCTGCAGCAGGAAAGCGCGATTGAGATCACCGGAATGGTTCAGGCGGATGAGCGAAGCATCGGCGGGTACGAACTCCATGTAACCGGACTCAAAACCGTTTCCAGGGGAGAGGAATACCCCATCACCCCCAAAGAGCACGGCATCGAATTTCTGATGGAGCATCGCCACCTGTGGCTGCGAAGCCGCAAGCAATGGGCGGCCATGCGCGTGCGCAACACCATCATCTACGCCATCCACCGATTTTTCCAGGAACGCGGTTTCATTCAGATGGACGCGCCCATTTTCACGGGCAACGCGGCCGAGGGTACGACCAACCTGTTCGAGACCGATTATTTCGACCGTAAAGCCTACCTTACCCAGTCGGGCCAGCTTTACGGGGAGGCGATGGCTATGGCACACGGCAAGATCTACACCTTCGGCCCCACCTTTCGCGCCGAAAAAAGCAAAACCCGCCGTCACCTCACCGAATTCTGGATGATCGAGCCCGAGATGGCGTTTTACGATCTGCCGATGAACATGGATCTGGCCGAGGAGATGATTTCGTTCATCGTTGCCGAAGTGCTGGCGAAAAACCGGGCCGAGCTGGAAGTTCTCGAGCGGGATATCACCAGGCTGGAGCGGATTCAGAAACCGTTTCCGCGTATCAGCTATAGCGAGGCGGTTGAACGACTGAAATCGCCCGCCATGCAGGAAAAACTGGATACCATGGCCTCAGAACGTCACGCGGAGGCGGAAGCGCTCAAGCAGGAACGAACGGACCTGGACGCGGAATTTGGTCAGGCAAAAAAAGGACGGAAGTTTCAGATCGACCGGCGGCGGGGCGAAATTAACGCCCGGCTGGAGCAGGTGGAAGAGGATCTCAGGAATATTCCGGTCTGGAAGAAATCGGCACTCGAGAAAAAGTGGGGCGAAGATTTCGGCGGCAGCGATGAAACACTGCTCACCATGGACGAGCAGACGCCGGTCATGGTCTACGGATACCCGGCCGAGGTGAAGGCCTTCTATATGAAACGTGACCCCGAGGACGATAACATCGCCCTGGGTGTGGATATGCTTGCGCCGGAAGGATATGGAGAAATCATCGGAGGCGGCCAGCGGGAGGAGGATCTGGAAACCCTGAAGCAACGGATCCGTGAACACAACCTGCCGGAAGAGCAGTTTCGCTGGTACCTCGATTTGCGCAAGTATGGATCGGTTCCCCATTCCGGTTTCGGGCTGGGCCTGGAGCGGACGGTGGCGTGGCTCTGCGGACTCAAACACGTTCGTGAGACCATCCCGTTTCCCAGAATGATGGGCCGGTTGTACCCCTGA
- the holA gene encoding DNA polymerase III subunit delta has protein sequence MAKPSSLEHYKNLLKELQGPELKPVYGFFGEESFFLDRLQDAAESVVPDEARDFNLDILYGEEFTLDKLIGICRSYPMMAERRVVIVRDFMKLFARDSAGKSEQEDSPDAPGQESLSTGGGSPDDLVAYLNQPNPTTTLVLVNDKRPAATTKIGKALRKSEKVTVHTFEPVPDYRLQQWITEWARSEHQLGFEDSATQLLAYHVGNNLQQLTVEIEKLSTYRTDQGAITVEDVRQVVGLSREFTMFDFSDALMERNTEKAMFVAHQMIGKADSPAGEVIKMIGFLYTTFGKIWHIQRLSRKGLTPDQIRDHTGINSTFYYKKLAQAGRHYSLASCPHVFETLLDADKAIKGFSKESPEAILLMTVKKLTA, from the coding sequence ATGGCGAAACCATCCAGCCTGGAACACTATAAAAACCTCCTGAAAGAGTTGCAAGGACCGGAACTGAAACCGGTTTACGGCTTTTTTGGCGAGGAGAGTTTTTTCCTCGACCGCCTGCAGGATGCGGCGGAGTCGGTTGTGCCGGATGAGGCGCGCGACTTCAACCTCGATATCCTTTATGGTGAGGAGTTCACCCTGGACAAGCTGATCGGTATTTGTCGCAGCTATCCGATGATGGCCGAGCGACGGGTGGTGATTGTCCGCGACTTTATGAAGCTGTTCGCACGTGATTCAGCCGGCAAATCGGAGCAGGAGGATTCGCCGGACGCACCCGGACAGGAGTCGCTATCCACCGGCGGGGGAAGTCCCGATGACCTGGTGGCCTATCTCAACCAGCCGAATCCCACCACCACACTGGTGCTGGTGAATGACAAGCGTCCGGCCGCAACCACAAAAATCGGCAAGGCGCTCAGGAAAAGCGAAAAGGTAACCGTGCATACGTTCGAGCCGGTCCCCGACTACCGGCTGCAGCAATGGATCACGGAGTGGGCGCGCAGCGAGCATCAGCTCGGTTTTGAAGATAGCGCCACACAGCTGCTGGCCTACCACGTCGGGAACAACCTGCAGCAACTCACGGTCGAAATTGAAAAACTCTCGACCTACAGAACGGATCAGGGCGCGATTACCGTGGAGGATGTGCGCCAGGTTGTGGGGCTGTCGCGCGAATTCACCATGTTTGATTTCTCGGATGCCCTGATGGAGCGGAACACCGAGAAGGCCATGTTTGTGGCGCATCAGATGATCGGCAAAGCGGATTCACCGGCCGGCGAGGTGATCAAGATGATCGGCTTCCTCTACACGACATTCGGCAAAATCTGGCATATACAGCGGCTTTCCCGCAAAGGCCTGACCCCCGACCAGATTCGGGATCACACCGGCATCAACAGCACCTTCTATTACAAAAAGCTGGCCCAGGCCGGACGTCACTATTCGCTGGCATCCTGCCCGCATGTATTTGAAACACTTCTCGATGCCGACAAGGCGATCAAGGGGTTCAGCAAAGAGTCACCGGAGGCCATCCTTCTTATGACCGTCAAGAAATTGACCGCCTGA